In one Mucilaginibacter ginsenosidivorax genomic region, the following are encoded:
- a CDS encoding DUF2238 domain-containing protein, translating to MKKYYLLVFLFFAGLIGSAIYPHDYFTWILEVFPAILGFIALVLTFNKFRFSYFTYIMILAHCYVLFIGGHYTYALVPLFDWVKDIFHQARNNYDKVGHFTQGFVPALIARELFIRKNIIQKRGWLAVLTVCVCTTISVLYEFIEWFVSVASGSSGDSFLGT from the coding sequence ATGAAAAAATACTACCTGTTAGTGTTCTTGTTTTTTGCCGGCTTAATAGGCTCGGCCATATATCCGCATGATTATTTTACCTGGATATTGGAAGTTTTTCCGGCAATTTTAGGTTTTATCGCCCTGGTTTTAACATTCAATAAATTCAGGTTCAGCTATTTTACCTACATCATGATACTGGCGCATTGTTATGTTTTGTTTATAGGCGGCCATTATACCTACGCGCTTGTGCCGCTGTTTGATTGGGTAAAAGATATTTTTCACCAGGCACGTAATAACTACGATAAAGTTGGCCATTTTACCCAGGGCTTTGTACCTGCCCTGATAGCCCGGGAACTATTTATCAGGAAAAACATTATTCAAAAACGCGGCTGGCTGGCCGTGCTAACCGTTTGCGTTTGTACCACCATCAGCGTATTATATGAGTTTATAGAGTGGTTTGTATCCGTGGCTTCCGGCTCAAGCGGCGATTCATTTTTAGGCACCTAG
- a CDS encoding DUF2306 domain-containing protein has translation MPNHLSPLGIFHTAISILAVLVALYALFRQGKIDPKSGPGKLYILFTVIGCLTALPIMKTGHFTAGHGLAIIVLVVLPLGIYAKSIGFLGKSAEYVQVFIMSLTLFFSMIPATIETLTRLPISHPLAADPNDPVAKMGLMTLVAVFVIGVLYQLLKIRSKRKTTGTPDINLS, from the coding sequence ATGCCTAATCACCTGTCCCCACTCGGAATTTTTCACACTGCTATCAGTATCCTTGCCGTACTTGTTGCCCTTTATGCTTTGTTTCGCCAGGGAAAAATCGATCCTAAAAGCGGTCCCGGCAAATTGTATATCCTGTTTACTGTTATCGGTTGCCTTACAGCCCTTCCCATCATGAAAACTGGGCACTTTACTGCGGGCCATGGCCTGGCTATTATCGTTTTAGTAGTGTTGCCTTTGGGTATTTACGCCAAATCAATTGGCTTTTTAGGCAAGTCGGCCGAATATGTACAGGTTTTTATCATGTCGCTCACCTTGTTTTTTTCTATGATACCGGCTACTATCGAAACCTTAACCAGGCTACCCATCAGTCATCCGCTGGCCGCAGACCCTAATGATCCCGTAGCAAAAATGGGCCTGATGACGCTTGTTGCCGTATTTGTGATAGGCGTTTTATACCAGCTATTGAAAATCAGGTCGAAAAGAAAAACGACCGGAACACCCGATATCAATTTAAGCTGA
- a CDS encoding SGNH/GDSL hydrolase family protein gives MKYIYSLVLAIFFSVNLFAQQSKPDTAKEDFKDDWAALSHYKKENQQLGEPKPGEKRVVFLGSSIFEFWKARVPDFFAGRQYLDRGIAGQISPQLLIRFRQDVIDLKARAVIILAGSNDIAANTGHVSNQTIMDNIRSMAELAKLHGIKVILCQYLPVFDYPWRKGLKPADKIISLNKEIKAYAEANNFTLLDYFSPLADERNGQKAELTTDGVHPNVAGYKIMAKVTEEAIAKALK, from the coding sequence ATGAAATACATTTACTCCCTGGTACTGGCTATTTTTTTTTCCGTGAACCTGTTTGCCCAACAAAGCAAACCTGATACCGCAAAAGAAGATTTTAAAGACGATTGGGCTGCCCTATCGCACTACAAAAAAGAAAACCAACAGTTAGGCGAACCCAAACCCGGCGAAAAACGCGTGGTGTTTTTAGGCAGTTCGATATTTGAGTTCTGGAAGGCCAGGGTGCCCGATTTTTTTGCCGGCCGCCAGTATCTCGACCGTGGCATTGCCGGTCAGATTTCGCCGCAGTTGTTGATACGTTTCAGGCAGGATGTAATTGATTTAAAAGCCAGAGCGGTTATTATACTGGCCGGCAGTAACGATATTGCCGCGAATACCGGGCACGTGAGCAACCAAACTATTATGGATAATATACGTTCGATGGCCGAATTGGCTAAGCTGCATGGTATCAAAGTAATCCTTTGCCAGTACCTCCCGGTATTTGATTATCCATGGCGTAAAGGCCTTAAACCGGCCGATAAGATTATCAGCTTAAACAAAGAAATTAAGGCCTATGCCGAGGCTAATAACTTTACCTTGCTCGACTATTTCTCGCCACTGGCCGATGAGCGCAACGGGCAAAAGGCCGAATTAACAACCGATGGTGTACACCCCAATGTGGCGGGCTATAAAATTATGGCAAAGGTAACCGAAGAAGCTATAGCCAAGGCCTTAAAATAA
- a CDS encoding response regulator: MSKKIFVVEDDADLSDAIQMILHQEGYQTVASFDKNSIKGVILHMPDMVLVDHKLKDGFGSELCVAIKKHPLTYHIPVILISGYPDLADIAKACGADAWLSKPFELADLTRLVDHYLKRAA, from the coding sequence ATGAGTAAAAAAATATTTGTAGTTGAAGATGATGCAGATCTGTCTGACGCGATACAGATGATCCTGCACCAAGAGGGGTATCAAACCGTTGCCTCGTTTGATAAAAACTCGATAAAGGGCGTTATATTACACATGCCGGATATGGTATTGGTTGATCATAAACTAAAAGACGGTTTTGGCAGCGAACTTTGTGTTGCCATTAAAAAGCATCCTTTAACGTACCACATTCCGGTAATATTGATCTCCGGTTATCCTGATCTGGCCGATATTGCCAAGGCATGCGGTGCCGACGCCTGGTTAAGCAAGCCATTTGAACTTGCGGATTTGACCCGGCTGGTTGATCATTATTTGAAACGCGCAGCTTAA
- a CDS encoding helix-hairpin-helix domain-containing protein, producing the protein MKDNSIDNPLHKLSNPAQRALANAGITDINQLAAWREADFMKLHGTGKKGLQILKALMAERNIAFRQM; encoded by the coding sequence ATGAAAGACAACAGCATCGACAACCCATTGCATAAACTGTCGAACCCGGCACAGCGCGCCTTAGCCAACGCCGGAATAACGGATATAAATCAGTTAGCTGCCTGGCGCGAAGCTGATTTTATGAAATTACATGGCACAGGCAAAAAAGGCCTGCAAATACTTAAAGCATTAATGGCCGAAAGGAATATTGCGTTTAGGCAAATGTAA
- a CDS encoding SusC/RagA family TonB-linked outer membrane protein, producing the protein MRKFDFSTFLKCCCFLLVLLGQSVYGYAQLALTSNNRFHTKAPGYAMQQVAENKVLLKDALENIKKQFNVQIAYQEGLLDNKFIPVSLFNNARQFNLDDNLKQLLSFFQLEYRKISNSQISIYSIKETAVYTAPVVAAVLIGKVVDEKDGLPVIGASVYLKADPKIGTSTDVSGNFKLVVPDKFTGKPLTLLVAYIGYNKEEVTVTDLSLPVQIKLKQNNSTLNEVVVTALGISKQRKSLGYSVTEVKGTEFTQARENNVANALTGKVAGVNAAGLSTGPGGSSRIVIRGNGGLAGDNQPLYVVNGMPIDNSVPGGAPTVNGITNNVDRGDGIAALNPDDIESISVLKGGTAAALYGSRAANGVILITTKKGRVQKGVGIEYNSTATYDNVAVFPDYQYEYGQGDGGVKPTTLATAQGTGRRSWGAKIDGSTDYVAVDGKTHPYTAQKNNLKNYYQTGSTYTNSVAFLGGNEAITYRFSAADLNSKGILPGTTYDRKTFNLALTSKLTSKISIEALAQYNIETGHNRTGAGDALGNPNWTPLEVANTVDVRWLKPGYDANGNEQVWNDAAIASNGYFVINKFKEDDVKDRFIGQGSVSYTPITNLIFKATLSRDFFNYNYSNILPTGTLYVPNGQYQAIKSDVSETNELVTVSYKTKIVSDFNGAVLGGVNSRKNITNQQTVNGSQFVIPYFYSSTNLATTSTTPYNAKIVTNSIFGSADFDYKSLVFLSFTGRKDWFSTLSSKNNSIFYPSVGGSFILSDAVTLPQFFTLAKLRASWAQVGGGAPDPYVINLTYSNVPSAGQPLQNVTSNNITNSALKPYTSTTTEAGLELQMLQNRLGIDVTLYDRKTTNDIVNTAISSTSGYNNVILNVGEVRNKGIEVALNGSPIKSKEFSWNVNYNVAYNDNKVVKLAPGLSTIQMATSVNGYALLNNTEGMSFGTLYGTHMVKNSSGQVVFNSTTGLPVQSSYQPLGKSVAPLTMGLTNEFRYKRFSLNFLLDGKFGNKVFSLMEVYATRLGLMKSTLPGRENGLVLNGVDQTGAAYTRTVPVSGLRTYYDNYKIYSDLFTHDGSFVKLRQVILSYNLPGLDLKKVHIQSASISLVSRNLWTLYKKTKNFDPEESFTNSNTQGFESIGLPRTRSLGVNLAVKF; encoded by the coding sequence ATGCGAAAATTTGACTTTTCAACTTTTTTAAAATGTTGCTGTTTCTTGTTGGTGTTGCTTGGCCAGTCGGTTTACGGCTACGCCCAGCTGGCGCTTACCAGCAATAACAGGTTTCATACCAAAGCCCCGGGCTACGCCATGCAGCAGGTTGCCGAAAACAAAGTGCTGTTAAAGGATGCGCTTGAAAACATCAAAAAGCAATTTAATGTGCAAATTGCTTACCAGGAAGGGTTGTTGGATAATAAATTTATCCCGGTTAGCTTATTTAACAACGCCAGGCAGTTTAACCTTGATGACAACCTGAAACAATTATTATCATTTTTTCAGCTGGAATACCGTAAAATCAGTAACAGCCAAATCTCTATCTATTCGATAAAAGAAACAGCCGTTTATACGGCTCCCGTAGTTGCCGCTGTTTTAATAGGCAAGGTGGTTGACGAAAAAGACGGCCTGCCGGTTATAGGCGCATCGGTATATCTGAAAGCCGATCCTAAAATCGGGACTTCGACTGATGTATCCGGTAATTTTAAACTGGTTGTTCCGGATAAATTCACCGGGAAACCATTAACCTTATTGGTTGCTTACATTGGTTATAATAAAGAGGAAGTTACTGTAACCGATTTATCATTGCCTGTTCAAATAAAACTGAAACAGAATAACAGCACCCTTAACGAGGTTGTGGTAACTGCACTCGGTATCAGTAAGCAAAGAAAATCATTAGGCTACTCTGTTACCGAAGTTAAAGGAACCGAGTTTACCCAGGCCCGCGAAAATAACGTTGCCAATGCTTTAACAGGTAAGGTTGCGGGCGTAAATGCTGCTGGTTTATCAACAGGCCCCGGCGGTTCAAGCCGTATAGTTATACGTGGTAATGGTGGCCTTGCAGGCGATAACCAACCCCTGTACGTGGTAAACGGTATGCCTATTGATAATAGTGTACCGGGTGGTGCGCCAACTGTTAATGGTATTACCAACAACGTTGACCGTGGTGATGGTATAGCTGCTTTAAATCCCGATGATATTGAATCTATCAGTGTGTTAAAGGGAGGTACTGCAGCAGCTTTGTACGGTTCGCGGGCCGCAAACGGTGTTATATTGATTACCACCAAAAAAGGAAGGGTTCAAAAAGGGGTAGGAATTGAATATAATTCAACCGCTACCTATGATAATGTTGCAGTTTTTCCTGATTATCAATATGAATACGGACAGGGTGACGGAGGCGTAAAACCGACAACGCTGGCCACCGCCCAGGGTACCGGCAGGCGTTCATGGGGTGCAAAAATTGACGGTTCGACAGATTATGTTGCTGTTGATGGTAAAACACACCCTTATACGGCTCAAAAAAATAACCTTAAAAATTATTATCAAACCGGAAGCACCTACACCAACAGCGTTGCATTTTTGGGCGGAAATGAGGCCATCACATATCGTTTCTCGGCTGCCGACCTGAATAGCAAGGGTATTTTGCCAGGTACAACCTATGATCGTAAAACCTTTAACCTGGCTTTAACCAGTAAGTTAACCAGCAAAATATCTATTGAAGCATTAGCGCAGTACAACATCGAAACGGGCCACAACCGCACCGGCGCAGGCGATGCATTGGGCAACCCTAACTGGACCCCACTTGAGGTTGCTAATACCGTTGATGTGCGCTGGCTTAAACCCGGGTACGATGCCAATGGTAATGAGCAGGTGTGGAATGATGCCGCCATCGCTTCAAACGGTTACTTTGTGATTAATAAATTTAAAGAAGATGACGTAAAAGACCGCTTTATAGGCCAGGGATCAGTATCGTACACGCCGATAACAAACCTGATTTTTAAAGCCACCCTAAGTCGCGACTTTTTTAATTACAATTATTCAAACATATTACCTACCGGTACATTGTACGTTCCTAACGGGCAATACCAGGCTATAAAATCAGATGTTTCTGAAACCAACGAACTGGTAACTGTATCGTACAAAACAAAAATTGTAAGCGATTTTAATGGCGCGGTATTAGGTGGCGTAAACAGCCGTAAAAACATCACCAATCAGCAAACCGTAAATGGTTCGCAGTTTGTTATCCCTTATTTTTACAGTTCAACTAACCTTGCTACAACGTCAACTACTCCTTATAACGCCAAAATAGTAACCAACTCGATATTTGGTTCGGCCGATTTCGACTACAAAAGCCTGGTATTCTTATCGTTCACCGGCCGGAAGGATTGGTTTTCGACATTAAGCTCAAAAAACAACAGCATTTTTTATCCAAGTGTGGGTGGTAGCTTTATATTGTCAGATGCTGTTACGCTGCCCCAGTTTTTTACCCTTGCCAAATTAAGAGCCTCCTGGGCGCAGGTAGGTGGTGGTGCACCTGATCCTTATGTAATTAATCTTACTTATAGCAATGTTCCAAGTGCAGGACAGCCATTGCAAAATGTTACCAGCAATAACATTACCAATAGCGCCCTCAAGCCCTACACCTCTACAACTACCGAGGCCGGTCTTGAACTGCAGATGCTGCAAAATCGCTTAGGTATTGATGTTACCTTATATGATCGTAAAACAACAAATGATATCGTAAATACAGCTATCTCATCAACTTCGGGTTATAATAATGTGATCCTCAACGTAGGCGAGGTACGTAACAAAGGTATTGAGGTTGCTTTAAACGGTTCGCCAATAAAATCAAAAGAGTTTAGCTGGAATGTTAACTATAATGTTGCATATAACGACAATAAGGTAGTAAAACTTGCCCCTGGCCTCTCAACCATTCAAATGGCGACATCGGTAAATGGGTACGCGCTGTTAAATAATACCGAGGGAATGTCATTCGGTACTTTATATGGCACACATATGGTGAAAAACAGCAGCGGGCAAGTGGTATTCAATTCAACCACCGGCTTGCCTGTACAATCATCATACCAACCGCTTGGCAAAAGCGTTGCCCCGCTTACCATGGGCTTAACTAACGAATTCAGGTACAAACGCTTTTCATTGAACTTCCTGCTTGATGGCAAGTTTGGTAATAAGGTGTTCTCATTAATGGAAGTATATGCTACCCGGTTAGGTTTAATGAAATCAACGCTGCCCGGTCGTGAAAATGGTTTAGTGCTAAACGGTGTAGACCAAACCGGAGCTGCTTATACTCGCACTGTTCCGGTAAGTGGCTTACGTACATATTACGACAACTATAAAATTTATTCAGACCTGTTTACACATGATGGAAGCTTTGTAAAACTTCGCCAGGTTATTTTGTCATATAATTTGCCCGGCCTTGATCTTAAAAAGGTTCATATTCAGTCGGCAAGTATTTCGTTGGTGTCGCGTAACCTGTGGACGCTTTACAAAAAGACAAAGAATTTTGATCCCGAGGAAAGCTTCACCAACAGCAATACGCAGGGTTTTGAATCCATTGGTTTGCCGCGTACCCGCTCACTTGGTGTAAACCTGGCCGTTAAATTCTAA
- a CDS encoding RNA polymerase sigma factor: MSESIVGIYDDNVATWLAFKEGSWDAYTQLYNNHFKVLNNYGYKFTRDVNIIEDAIHDLFIKLWTNRATLGTPASVKNYLYKSLRGIIFRKMQGQSRFVDLESETDYNFSFEISFDHQIIANEEERELQHKIKTVVKTLPARQQEIIYLRFYEGLGYEEISDIMEININSTYKLLYKAFNNLQGALKTSKLVIVIGLYGCLGTHIHAN, translated from the coding sequence ATGTCTGAAAGTATTGTAGGTATTTACGACGACAATGTTGCAACCTGGCTTGCCTTTAAAGAGGGCAGCTGGGATGCCTACACACAGCTTTATAATAACCATTTTAAAGTACTTAATAATTACGGGTACAAATTTACCCGCGACGTAAATATTATTGAAGATGCAATACATGACCTGTTTATTAAACTTTGGACAAACAGGGCAACCCTTGGAACCCCGGCATCGGTAAAAAATTACCTGTACAAATCGTTGCGCGGTATTATTTTTCGCAAAATGCAGGGGCAATCGCGTTTTGTCGATTTAGAATCGGAAACCGATTACAATTTTTCTTTCGAGATATCCTTTGATCACCAGATTATTGCCAATGAAGAGGAACGCGAGCTTCAGCATAAAATAAAAACGGTGGTAAAAACTTTGCCGGCCAGGCAGCAGGAAATCATCTACCTGCGTTTTTACGAAGGCCTGGGCTATGAAGAGATATCCGACATTATGGAAATCAACATCAACTCCACATACAAACTGCTCTACAAGGCATTCAATAACTTGCAGGGTGCGCTAAAAACCTCAAAACTGGTTATTGTTATTGGCCTTTATGGCTGTTTAGGTACCCATATTCACGCAAATTAA
- a CDS encoding FecR family protein — MEIAKYGTYTLQDFLDDDDFIQFVISPTKNDINFWQSVTAMYPVQKENIDEAAQIILAYRKQDVFTNEANQQKVWNRIEGTLHGKKAEKQKVFRLNTFLRVAAMILLVSSAGIAFWMLKYNSKNEVVTAFGELRTVTLPDNSIVILNGNSKLTYANNWDKKAREVWISGEGFFSVKHINKDPRHIKATERFIVHCNDVNIEVLGTSFNVRNRHNKTNVGLVSGKIMLEYLDQASHDNRLLVMKPGDYVEYAHRKVVTQKKLAVPEKLTQWTNHQLLFNNATLSQIGEVMTDDYGYHIDYTDPAIANLKIEGEISVSNVDELLETISTTLSVKVTQSDKKITITKN; from the coding sequence ATGGAGATTGCAAAATACGGCACTTATACCCTACAGGATTTTTTAGATGATGACGATTTTATTCAGTTTGTTATCAGCCCTACTAAAAATGACATCAACTTCTGGCAATCGGTTACAGCTATGTATCCTGTGCAAAAAGAAAACATTGATGAAGCTGCCCAAATTATATTAGCCTACCGCAAGCAGGATGTTTTTACAAACGAAGCAAATCAACAAAAAGTCTGGAACCGTATTGAAGGTACTTTACACGGTAAAAAGGCAGAAAAACAAAAAGTATTCCGCTTAAACACATTCCTGCGTGTAGCAGCAATGATCTTATTGGTATCATCAGCAGGCATAGCTTTCTGGATGCTGAAATACAACTCGAAAAATGAAGTAGTTACCGCTTTTGGCGAATTGCGGACAGTTACCCTGCCAGATAATTCGATAGTGATACTTAACGGCAACTCCAAATTAACATATGCCAATAACTGGGACAAAAAGGCAAGAGAAGTTTGGATTAGCGGTGAAGGGTTTTTTAGTGTAAAACATATTAATAAAGACCCCCGCCATATAAAAGCTACCGAAAGATTTATTGTGCATTGCAACGATGTTAATATCGAAGTGTTAGGCACCTCCTTTAACGTACGTAACAGGCATAATAAAACCAATGTAGGCCTGGTAAGTGGTAAAATTATGCTCGAATATCTCGACCAGGCATCGCACGATAACCGGTTGCTGGTGATGAAACCGGGCGATTACGTGGAATACGCTCACCGGAAAGTGGTAACCCAAAAGAAGCTTGCTGTGCCCGAGAAATTAACACAGTGGACAAACCACCAATTACTTTTTAACAATGCTACGTTATCACAAATCGGCGAAGTCATGACCGACGATTATGGGTATCACATTGATTATACCGACCCGGCTATTGCCAATCTGAAAATTGAAGGTGAGATAAGTGTATCAAACGTTGACGAACTTTTGGAAACAATCTCAACTACGTTATCGGTAAAGGTCACCCAATCAGACAAAAAGATCACAATCACAAAAAATTAA
- a CDS encoding SusD/RagB family nutrient-binding outer membrane lipoprotein, which produces MKRHISKYTSCLLLMLGIIATQSCTKNFDTLNVNPNASSKAVPQYIFTKAEYDGTARMLDLLLGTMQYTTSFNDVAGFGSKYVLAQSQQSFAAFANAYPNEINELVEVIKAAGTDASQVNLVAEARIWRVYCFSRLTDLYGDIPYSQAAQGYNGSIYKPAYDAQKDIYADMLKELDQAATSLDASKATFGAADLIYGGSTDKWKKFAYSLMLRCAMRMTKVDITSAQSWATKAIAGGVILNDADIAKVSYVGSGQDINKNPLANDLWNSDYIAQNGSTNTEGGKYQDAFISYLKANKDPRLGVVSIVYNSGVADTTSSIQKGMSASLNAKPADFVTYSEPNPKTILLLNSPRLVFTAAESYFLLAEAASRGWYSAATASSLYESGIAASMRQWAIIGGSAGAISDAQINTYINYHKFNSAGTLDQKMAQIYTQFWIGIFPDAQEVFATYRRTGYPALVPNNYVGNATGGKIFRRMLYPISEQNLNAASYAAAIARQGADDFLTRMWWDK; this is translated from the coding sequence ATGAAAAGACACATATCAAAATATACTTCGTGTTTGCTGTTGATGCTTGGCATTATAGCTACACAATCATGTACTAAAAACTTCGATACGCTAAACGTAAATCCCAACGCATCGTCAAAAGCTGTTCCGCAATACATTTTTACCAAAGCCGAGTACGATGGCACCGCCCGCATGCTCGATTTATTGCTGGGTACCATGCAGTATACCACCAGCTTTAATGATGTTGCAGGTTTTGGCTCTAAATACGTTTTAGCTCAAAGCCAGCAGTCGTTTGCGGCGTTCGCCAACGCTTATCCTAACGAGATAAATGAGCTGGTTGAAGTAATTAAAGCGGCTGGTACCGATGCATCGCAGGTTAACCTGGTTGCCGAGGCACGCATCTGGCGGGTATATTGTTTTAGCAGGCTTACCGACTTGTATGGCGATATCCCATATTCTCAGGCAGCGCAAGGCTATAACGGCTCAATTTACAAGCCAGCCTACGATGCGCAAAAAGATATTTATGCCGATATGCTAAAAGAACTTGACCAGGCCGCTACGTCGCTTGATGCCAGCAAGGCTACTTTTGGCGCTGCCGACCTTATTTACGGTGGAAGTACCGACAAGTGGAAAAAATTCGCCTACTCGTTAATGTTAAGATGTGCCATGCGCATGACCAAGGTTGATATAACTTCGGCGCAGTCATGGGCCACAAAAGCCATTGCCGGCGGTGTGATATTAAACGATGCCGACATTGCCAAAGTGTCGTATGTTGGGTCGGGCCAGGATATCAACAAAAATCCCTTAGCAAATGATTTGTGGAACAGTGATTATATCGCTCAAAACGGCAGTACAAATACAGAAGGCGGTAAATACCAGGATGCATTTATAAGCTATCTGAAAGCCAATAAAGATCCCCGCCTTGGTGTAGTGTCAATTGTTTACAATAGCGGCGTTGCAGATACTACTTCATCAATACAAAAAGGTATGTCGGCTTCGTTAAATGCAAAGCCTGCTGATTTTGTAACTTACTCTGAACCTAATCCTAAAACTATCCTGCTTTTAAACTCTCCGCGTTTGGTATTTACCGCTGCCGAAAGCTATTTCTTGCTGGCAGAGGCAGCATCCAGAGGTTGGTATAGCGCTGCTACTGCATCGTCGTTGTACGAGAGTGGTATCGCTGCATCTATGCGCCAGTGGGCTATTATCGGCGGCAGCGCGGGCGCTATAAGCGATGCCCAGATTAATACCTATATCAATTACCATAAGTTTAATTCGGCAGGTACCCTTGATCAAAAAATGGCGCAGATTTATACCCAGTTTTGGATTGGAATTTTCCCGGATGCACAGGAGGTATTTGCTACTTACAGGCGTACCGGGTATCCGGCTTTGGTACCTAATAATTATGTAGGCAATGCCACCGGCGGCAAAATATTCCGGAGGATGTTGTACCCGATATCCGAGCAAAATCTTAACGCCGCATCCTACGCAGCTGCAATAGCGCGGCAGGGAGCCGATGATTTCCTTACGAGGATGTGGTGGGATAAATAA